The window GATCGAGCCAGTGCGTCGGTCCGTCCAGAGTTCCGCCGAAGTCGAACAGCAGGCCTTTGACCATTACAAGCAGCCGCCTCAAAGTGTACCAGCCGCGACCCACCGCCTCTATAACGGATGGGATTACGGATTGGTGACGCAGTCCCGCAAAACTCGGCTGCATTGACTCCTGCTTCGTAGGCATCTAAGAAAAAACGCTCGTTTCGCACCCGCGTAACATTTCGGAGATCCCATTTGCGCTCAGCGCTCGCGATTCTTGTCCGCCCGCTCACAGCCCTGCTCGTGATCGTCGCTTTGATCGGAACGCGAACAGCATCGAATGCGGCAGCACCGCCATCAGCGCGGGCGACGGTCGAGCAAATGCTCGACGGCATACGCAAGCTGCGTACCACGACTGACCAATCAACGCGCGCCAGTATAATCGCGTCGATCAACGACTCTCTCGCGCTTCGGACGCTCGCCAAGCAGGCGCTCGGCGCGCAATGGAGCAAGCTCGATACTGCGGAGCGCAGCCACTTCGTTGCGCTGCTAGCGCAATTGCTCGAAAAAGTCGCATACCCGCGCGCGGCACAATTCTTCAGCGGAATCGAAATCAAACTGGGCGCTGAGACATCAAAGGGCACGGACGAAATTGTGCCGAGCACTGTCAAAAGAGACGACGGATCGGCAGTTTCCATCAACTATGTGCTCGAGCGGCAGGGCGGGCGATGGCGTGTGGCCGATATCATGCTCGACGGCGAGAGTCTTGCCGCCACGGTCACGACGCAGATTCAGGCTGTGATGAAAAGCAGCTCGTACAAAGGGCTCGTGGCGCAGATGCAACGGCAGCTACAGCAGAACGGCTCATGAAAAGATGCCGTTTGAAGAAGCAAACCTACTCGCTATCGCTTTAAGAGCATGTTACCTTGTGCCCCATTGACCGATCGCTCAGGCGGTCAGGTGAAGACAAAATTTGATTGAAACCGCGCTAATATCGGCCCCTTCCCGCGCAAATAACAGCATTTTCGGCCGCCCGCTGCTCGAACGCCTGATGCTCAATTGCGAGCGCGCCGGAGTGAAGCGCTTCGTTATCGAAGTCGCTCCCGGGCAGCGCGATGAAATCCAGAGTTCGCTCGGCCGCTTCAAGAATGGGGCAAACATCACCCTCGTCGATTCGGCCGACGACGCGCTGAAACAGGATGGCCTTGGGCCTGAGACGCGCGCGCTCGCGCTTTCAGGAAACCTCGTCCTCGCCAAGTCTCATCTGGCCCGGATTATTGCGGACTCCGACGCGAATCCTTCGTCAGTCGTACGCACTTCAACCACGGACTACGATCGCGGCGGCGAAATCGCCGTCGGCCCGATTGGCGAGATCCTGAAGGGCAGCGGCCTTGGCAACGATATTCGCCGCGATTCATCGACGCTTTTACCGTTTGCGCTGAACGGTCGCCTCGAGGATCGCGATGAGGCCGAGCTGCGCCTTGCGCGTGAGCTGCGCAATGAAACCGCCGCCAAAGACGCGATTCTCGCACGCCTCATCGATCGCAAGCTCTCGTGGCAAATCAGCTATCGCCTCGCGCAGACCAAGATCACGCCCAACCAGGTGACGATCGCCAACACGATCCTCGGCGTCGGCACGGCCTGGCTCTTTTCGATTCCGGGCTACTGGACCCGGCTCCTGGCATCAATTCTGTTTCTCTTTTCCGTCACGCTCGACGGCGTCGACGGCGAGCTTGCGCGCCTTCAGATGTCGGAGTCGAAGTTTGGCGGCCAGCTCGATATTTTCACCGACAACGTCGTACACGTCGCGCTGTTTATCGGCCTCTTCCTCGGATGCTATCGCGCGAGCATGAGCCGCGCGTACCTTTACCTGATTCCGTTGGTGCTCGGCGGCTTCGCGATGTGCGCGTTCGCAACCTGGCGCGCGTTTCGGATTCGTGGCGACCAAGCCGCCAAGTGGCTCGACGCCGTCGACCGATGGAGCGGCCGCGACTTCGCCTATATCCTTGTGGTATTGGCACTAATCGATCGGTTAGAGTGGTTCGCTTGGGGGACCGCTTTCGGTACTTACGTATTCGCGTTCGCCCTGATGTGGCTTACTGCCCGACGGGTCAGCCCGGCCGGGCTTGATGGGAAGGGATCACAAGAATGACAGGCAAAAAGCCCAAAATCCTGCTGGTGCAACCTACCACCGTCCACCTCGACGGCACTCCGCACAAGTCGCGATGGCGGCTCATTATGGGTCTCATGATCCCTCTGATGGCAGGACTCACGCCCGACGAATACGACGTCACGCTGTGCGATGAGCGCCTCGAAGACATCAACTGGGATGGCGGATGGGATCTCGTCGGCATGACCACGACCATCGGCGCGTCGCTGCGTGCGTACAAGCTTGGTGACGAGTTCCGCCGCCGTGGTATCCCCGTGGTTTTCGGCGGTTTCCATGCGACCCTTCAAACTGAGGAAGCACTCAGACACTGCGACGCCGTCGTGCAGGGCGAGGCCGACCTGGTGTGGCCCGAGCTTCTGCAGGATTGGCGCGACGGCAAGCTCAAGCAGGTTTACAAGGCCGACAAAGTTCACGATCTCAAGAACCTGCCTCGTCCGCGACACGAGCTGCTCAAGCTGAATCGCTACATGTTCAAGGCGGTGCCGATCCAGGCCAGCCGTGGATGCCCCTATCGCTGCTCGTTCTGCGAGATCCCGGTTTTCTACGAAGGCTCGTATCGCACGCGCCCAATCGGCGACATCGTCGAAGAGATCAAGCAGACAATAAAGATCACGGGCTTTCGCCGCTTCCAGTTCATCGACGATCAGATCACCGGCAAGCACAAGTTCGCCAAGGAGCTGTTCAAGGCGCTCGAGCCGCTGAACATTCGCTTCTCGTGCCTGTGGACGGTCAACTCGAATCACGACGAAGACCTGCTCGATCTCGCGGCCAAGGCGGGAGTGTTCCACGTCAATATCGGCGTGGAATCGATCAGCCAGGAATCGCTACTGTCGATGAACAAGATCCAGAACCACTCGGGCCAGTACAAGAAACTGCTCGGGCGCCTGGAGAAATACGGCATCTACTATTCGCTGAACTTCCTGTTCGGCCTCGAGGAAGATCATCCGAAGATTTTCGACGACACGCTCAAGTTCCTGCACGAGGTGAGGGCGCCCGAGGCGTTCTTCAACACCGTGACGCCGCGCAAGGGCACGCCGATGCGCACCCAGCTCGAAGCCGAGGGCCGCGTCATCATTCCCGACGCCGACCTTTACACCAACAACTTCCGCTGCATGTTCGTGCCGAAGCGGCTCTCGCCGCAGGAAGTCGAAGAAGGTGTGTGGCGCTGCACGAAGGAATTCTATTCGATGAAGTCGATGTTCAAGCGGTTGCTCCTGCCGCCGGGCAAATTCACCTGGCAGGGCCTCACCGAGAACATGCTCTTCTGGTACGGCGCCAAGCGCCAGATCGATCCGGTCGACTATTATTGATGCTGACTCTGAATCCCTCAGGCACCCTCTCCCGTTAAGTCACGGGAGAGGGTGGCTGACGCGCGAAATCGCGCGCCAGCCAGGTGAGGGTGCAGGATCATCGAGCTGTCAGTCACACTCGAATTCAGGATCCTCAATTAGCTCTTCGCTGTAACTCAACTTTCCAGAACCCTCACCTGACCGCGGCGCCTTTGGCGCGCCGGCGACCCCCTCCCGTGAAATAACGGGCGCAGGATTTCAGAGGGCTCGGACGTCGCTAACAATCAGTTACGCGAGCAGGCCTTTGCCTGGGACGTGATTGATCTCGAGCCGGATACCGTCGGGGTCCTCGAACAGCACTGAATAGTAGCCCGGCGCCCAGGCACCCTCCTCGGGTGGATGCACGATCTTCGCGCCGAGCGACTGGACGAAGCGATACGCCTCGTCGACATCGGCGCGCTCGCGGGCGCGAAAGCATGCATGATGCAGCCCGACGCGGCGCTGGACAAATTTCTCACCGCGATACCGCTCGTCGCAACGCATAATTCCAACTGCGGTCCTTCCGCCGACGCAATAGAGCATCTCTTCGCTTTGAATCACCGGTTTGAGTCCGAGAAAAACGAGCAGTTTCTCGTAGAATGCGTAGCATTTCTCGAAATCGCTGACGGTAAGAATTACGTGCGCCATGCCATTGATTTCCACGCGATGTCTCCTTGTCCTTGAAATGATTACAATTTGTTAAGGAATCGCTCTCGCCAAAGGTCCTCGTAGGTTAACTTTTGACCCTCTATCGCATCCTCATCCGAAGAAATGCGGTTTAATCGGCGAATCTCTAAAGTATGATTGATTCACACAAACAATTGAATCGGGAATCGGCATATCCGTCGGATCGCACGCCCCGCCTTTCAGGTTGCGGCTTTTGGTTGTTCATTTGGGATTAACCGTCAGTCACTTTTCTGCGCGCTTTTCGTTGCGATTAACGTTCATGATGAATATTATGCCGACTGTTCGTTTTCTTCATCAACGGTTTAGTTTTTAGGAGGGGACAATGACTGGCAATTCCAGGTGGTCGAGGAGTGATCTGAGCAGGGGCGCGATCTCGCGATGGTGGGGTGGCGCTCTGCTGGCGGCCGGCGTGGCGATGACATTCGGCGCAGCGTCATGCGGCGGCAGCAGCAATTCGTTTTTCTTTCTGGGCGATGGCGTATGGGTCGCGGATCAAGTTGCTGCGCAAGTCGACGAGTTTACATCGGGGCAACTCGGTGTCGGCACAAAGAACACCCCGCCGCGCAAAATCATAACCAACACGACGGGTACCGTCGCGCCGACCTTCACCGCGCCCCAGGATACGCTATTCGATTCAAACAAGAATCTATGGGTCATCGATGGCGGTGACCAAATGGACGACGGTACCGCTCTGGTGTTCGAATTCACGTCGAAGCAATTATCGTCT is drawn from Candidatus Binataceae bacterium and contains these coding sequences:
- a CDS encoding ABC transporter substrate-binding protein — its product is MLDGIRKLRTTTDQSTRASIIASINDSLALRTLAKQALGAQWSKLDTAERSHFVALLAQLLEKVAYPRAAQFFSGIEIKLGAETSKGTDEIVPSTVKRDDGSAVSINYVLERQGGRWRVADIMLDGESLAATVTTQIQAVMKSSSYKGLVAQMQRQLQQNGS
- a CDS encoding CDP-alcohol phosphatidyltransferase family protein, which produces MLNCERAGVKRFVIEVAPGQRDEIQSSLGRFKNGANITLVDSADDALKQDGLGPETRALALSGNLVLAKSHLARIIADSDANPSSVVRTSTTDYDRGGEIAVGPIGEILKGSGLGNDIRRDSSTLLPFALNGRLEDRDEAELRLARELRNETAAKDAILARLIDRKLSWQISYRLAQTKITPNQVTIANTILGVGTAWLFSIPGYWTRLLASILFLFSVTLDGVDGELARLQMSESKFGGQLDIFTDNVVHVALFIGLFLGCYRASMSRAYLYLIPLVLGGFAMCAFATWRAFRIRGDQAAKWLDAVDRWSGRDFAYILVVLALIDRLEWFAWGTAFGTYVFAFALMWLTARRVSPAGLDGKGSQE
- a CDS encoding radical SAM protein; the protein is MTGKKPKILLVQPTTVHLDGTPHKSRWRLIMGLMIPLMAGLTPDEYDVTLCDERLEDINWDGGWDLVGMTTTIGASLRAYKLGDEFRRRGIPVVFGGFHATLQTEEALRHCDAVVQGEADLVWPELLQDWRDGKLKQVYKADKVHDLKNLPRPRHELLKLNRYMFKAVPIQASRGCPYRCSFCEIPVFYEGSYRTRPIGDIVEEIKQTIKITGFRRFQFIDDQITGKHKFAKELFKALEPLNIRFSCLWTVNSNHDEDLLDLAAKAGVFHVNIGVESISQESLLSMNKIQNHSGQYKKLLGRLEKYGIYYSLNFLFGLEEDHPKIFDDTLKFLHEVRAPEAFFNTVTPRKGTPMRTQLEAEGRVIIPDADLYTNNFRCMFVPKRLSPQEVEEGVWRCTKEFYSMKSMFKRLLLPPGKFTWQGLTENMLFWYGAKRQIDPVDYY
- a CDS encoding VOC family protein, with translation MEINGMAHVILTVSDFEKCYAFYEKLLVFLGLKPVIQSEEMLYCVGGRTAVGIMRCDERYRGEKFVQRRVGLHHACFRARERADVDEAYRFVQSLGAKIVHPPEEGAWAPGYYSVLFEDPDGIRLEINHVPGKGLLA